A genomic window from Thunnus thynnus chromosome 12, fThuThy2.1, whole genome shotgun sequence includes:
- the LOC137193889 gene encoding UAP56-interacting factor-like isoform X1, with the protein MNRGDFTAGRGRKPAVPDKVDMSLDDIIRLNKKEQQLKRRQATMNRRPVKKKGLLTQGKGVSSRTGGPVQRGGGVSRGGASKLRNRRVPPLPGRRRGQGVITGLAARRPAALLKRVGTLNRAAINQKMRQRTRPFIQRTETQYRKPEVQRRPYRQPDLQRTQNAPAVRRPFQLRRRPLPPVQQTQREARQATFLFRRGLKVQAQVQKPIPRAPPVRTRQWRTSTTNNGILTVSIDNPTARTQPEPPTAWTLHPPTASSASVKVETVEKKIPKGVPLQFDINSVGKPTSMTLNERFRILKDQRTATAQSGKGSRFVTVG; encoded by the exons atgaaCAGGGGTGATTTTACAGCAGGTCGGGGGAGAAAACCAGCGGTTCCCGATAAAGTCGACATGTCACTAG ATGACATCATTCGGTTGAACAAAAAAGAGCAACAGTTAAAAAGAAGACAGGCCACCATGAACCGCcgaccagtgaagaagaaaggCCTGTTAACCCAGGGGAAGGGAGTTTCGTCGAGGACTGGTGGACCAGTCCAAAGAG GAGGTGGCGTGTCCCGAGGAGGAGCATCCAAATTAAGAAACAGAAGGGTCCCTCCCCTCCCGGGTCGACGGCGGGGTCAGGGGGTTATCACTGGGCTGGCAGCCAGGAGGCCAGCTGCCCTGCTCAAACGAGTCGGCACACTCAACAGAGCAGCAATCAACCAG AAAATGAGACAGAGAACAAGGCCGTTCATTCAACGCACTGAAACCCAGTACAGGAAGCCAGAGGTCCAGAGGCGGCCGTACAGGCAGCCCGATTTACAGAGAACCCAGAACGCACCAGCAGTCAGGAGACCATTTCAGCTGCGACGGCG ACCGCTGCCGCCTGTCCAGCAGACTCAGAGGGAAGCGCGCCAGGCCACATTTCTTTTCCGCAGAGGACTCAAA GTACAAGCCCAGGTGCAAAAACCAATTCCTCGTGCTCCTCCAGTCAGAACTCGCCA GTGGCGTACATCAACAACCAACAATGGAATCTTGACTGTTTCAATTGACAACCCCACAGCCAGGACCCAGCCGGA GCCTCCCACCGCTTGGACCCTGCATCCCCCGACTGCCAGCTCTGCTTCTGTCAAGGTGGAAACTGTGGAGAAGAAAATACCAAAAGGAGTGCCTCTCCAATTTGACATCAACAGTGTTGGGAAACCG ACATCGATGACCTTGAACGAGCGATTCCGTATCCTAAAAGATCAGCGCACCGCCACAGCACAGAGTGGCAAAGGCAGCCGATTTGTTACCGTGGGTTAG
- the LOC137193889 gene encoding UAP56-interacting factor-like isoform X2, whose product MNRGDFTAGRGRKPAVPDKVDMSLDDIIRLNKKEQQLKRRQATMNRRPVKKKGLLTQGKGVSSRTGGPVQRGGGVSRGGASKLRNRRVPPLPGRRRGQGVITGLAARRPAALLKRVGTLNRAAINQKMRQRTRPFIQRTETQYRKPEVQRRPYRQPDLQRTQNAPAVRRPFQLRRRPLPPVQQTQREARQATFLFRRGLKVQAQVQKPIPRAPPVRTRQWRTSTTNNGILTVSIDNPTARTQPEPPTAWTLHPPTASSASVKVETVEKKIPKGVPLQFDINSVGKPQTSMTLNERFRILKDQRTATAQSGKGSRFVTVG is encoded by the exons atgaaCAGGGGTGATTTTACAGCAGGTCGGGGGAGAAAACCAGCGGTTCCCGATAAAGTCGACATGTCACTAG ATGACATCATTCGGTTGAACAAAAAAGAGCAACAGTTAAAAAGAAGACAGGCCACCATGAACCGCcgaccagtgaagaagaaaggCCTGTTAACCCAGGGGAAGGGAGTTTCGTCGAGGACTGGTGGACCAGTCCAAAGAG GAGGTGGCGTGTCCCGAGGAGGAGCATCCAAATTAAGAAACAGAAGGGTCCCTCCCCTCCCGGGTCGACGGCGGGGTCAGGGGGTTATCACTGGGCTGGCAGCCAGGAGGCCAGCTGCCCTGCTCAAACGAGTCGGCACACTCAACAGAGCAGCAATCAACCAG AAAATGAGACAGAGAACAAGGCCGTTCATTCAACGCACTGAAACCCAGTACAGGAAGCCAGAGGTCCAGAGGCGGCCGTACAGGCAGCCCGATTTACAGAGAACCCAGAACGCACCAGCAGTCAGGAGACCATTTCAGCTGCGACGGCG ACCGCTGCCGCCTGTCCAGCAGACTCAGAGGGAAGCGCGCCAGGCCACATTTCTTTTCCGCAGAGGACTCAAA GTACAAGCCCAGGTGCAAAAACCAATTCCTCGTGCTCCTCCAGTCAGAACTCGCCA GTGGCGTACATCAACAACCAACAATGGAATCTTGACTGTTTCAATTGACAACCCCACAGCCAGGACCCAGCCGGA GCCTCCCACCGCTTGGACCCTGCATCCCCCGACTGCCAGCTCTGCTTCTGTCAAGGTGGAAACTGTGGAGAAGAAAATACCAAAAGGAGTGCCTCTCCAATTTGACATCAACAGTGTTGGGAAACCG CAGACATCGATGACCTTGAACGAGCGATTCCGTATCCTAAAAGATCAGCGCACCGCCACAGCACAGAGTGGCAAAGGCAGCCGATTTGTTACCGTGGGTTAG